One genomic segment of Luteimonas galliterrae includes these proteins:
- a CDS encoding beta-ketoacyl-ACP reductase has protein sequence MTPRIALVTGGTGGIGTAIVKRLADLGHKVATNYRNEEKARAWQQQLKDQGYDITLAKGDVSSPEEAEALVREVESKLGPVDILVNNAGITRDTTFHKMTPQQWNEVINTNLNSVYNMTRPVIEGMRDRKWGRVIQISSINGQKGQYGQANYAAAKAGMHGFTISLAQENARFGITVNTVSPGYIGTDMVMAVPEEVRNKIVAQIPTGRLGSPEEIAYAVAFFIPDEASWITGANLSANGGQYMGW, from the coding sequence ATGACCCCCCGCATCGCACTGGTCACCGGCGGCACCGGCGGCATCGGCACGGCCATCGTCAAGCGACTGGCGGATCTGGGGCACAAGGTGGCGACCAACTATCGCAACGAGGAAAAGGCCCGCGCCTGGCAGCAGCAACTCAAGGATCAGGGTTACGACATCACCCTGGCCAAGGGCGACGTATCCTCGCCGGAAGAGGCCGAGGCCCTGGTGCGCGAAGTGGAAAGCAAGCTCGGCCCGGTCGACATCCTGGTCAACAACGCCGGCATCACCCGCGACACCACCTTCCACAAGATGACGCCGCAACAGTGGAACGAGGTGATCAACACCAACCTCAACTCGGTCTACAACATGACCCGGCCGGTGATCGAAGGCATGCGCGACCGCAAATGGGGCCGGGTGATCCAGATCAGCTCGATCAACGGCCAGAAGGGCCAGTACGGCCAGGCCAACTACGCCGCGGCCAAGGCCGGCATGCATGGCTTCACTATTTCGCTGGCGCAGGAAAACGCCCGCTTCGGCATCACCGTCAACACCGTTTCGCCGGGCTACATCGGCACCGACATGGTGATGGCGGTGCCCGAGGAAGTGCGCAACAAGATCGTGGCGCAGATCCCCACCGGCCGCCTCGGCAGCCCCGAAGAAATCGCCTACGCCGTGGCCTTCTTCATCCCCGACGAGGCCAGCTGGATCACTGGCGCCAACCTGTCCGCCAATGGCGGGCAGTACATGGGCTGGTAG
- the phaR gene encoding polyhydroxyalkanoate synthesis repressor PhaR, producing MAANRIIKKYPNRRLYDTEISSYITIEDVRQLIVDGEEFEVRDAKTGEDLTRQVLLQIIAEHEQDGEPMLSTQLLSQLIRFYGDSLQGFMGSYLERSMQMFLEQQNQFRQQMGSMLGQTPWAMMNQLTERNLELWKEFQQSMVGGIARPADKDAAKTRAK from the coding sequence ATGGCTGCCAACCGCATCATCAAGAAATACCCCAACCGCCGCCTTTACGACACCGAGATCTCCAGCTACATCACGATCGAGGACGTGCGCCAGCTGATCGTGGACGGTGAGGAATTCGAAGTCCGCGACGCCAAGACCGGCGAGGACCTGACCCGCCAAGTGCTGCTGCAGATCATCGCCGAGCACGAACAGGACGGCGAACCGATGCTGTCCACGCAATTGCTGAGCCAACTGATCCGTTTCTACGGCGATTCTCTGCAAGGCTTCATGGGCAGCTACCTGGAACGCTCGATGCAGATGTTCCTGGAGCAGCAGAACCAGTTCCGCCAGCAGATGGGCAGCATGCTCGGGCAGACGCCGTGGGCGATGATGAACCAGCTGACCGAGCGCAACCTGGAACTGTGGAAGGAATTCCAGCAGAGCATGGTCGGCGGCATCGCCCGGCCGGCCGATAAGGACGCGGCCAAAACGCGGGCGAAGTGA
- the phbB gene encoding acetoacetyl-CoA reductase gives MNKRVAVVSGGIGGLGTEICKSLADAGRTVIAADLGTRPERVEEFLREVEGRDVRFEALDVADFQACGALVEKVKAEHGSLDILINAAGITRDTTLRKMDRVQWDAVLNVNLDGVFNLCRHAVDGMAERGFGRVVNISSVNGQTGQFGQTNYSAAKAGMHGFTMALAREVARKGVTVNSVSPGYCETALVMAMPEDIRSGIVDKVPVGRLGRPDEIARTVTFLTADDAGFITGANIPVNGGLFMSF, from the coding sequence ATGAACAAACGCGTGGCCGTAGTGAGCGGCGGCATCGGCGGTTTGGGCACAGAAATCTGCAAGTCGCTCGCCGACGCGGGCCGTACCGTGATCGCGGCGGATTTGGGCACGCGCCCCGAGCGCGTCGAAGAATTCCTGCGCGAAGTGGAAGGCCGCGACGTGCGCTTCGAAGCGCTCGACGTCGCCGACTTCCAGGCCTGCGGCGCGCTGGTCGAGAAGGTGAAGGCCGAGCACGGCTCGCTGGACATCCTGATCAACGCCGCCGGCATCACCCGCGACACCACGCTGCGCAAGATGGATCGCGTGCAGTGGGATGCGGTGCTCAACGTCAACCTGGACGGCGTTTTCAACCTGTGCCGCCACGCCGTGGACGGCATGGCCGAGCGCGGTTTCGGCCGCGTGGTCAACATCAGCTCGGTCAACGGCCAGACCGGCCAGTTCGGCCAGACCAACTACTCCGCCGCCAAGGCCGGCATGCACGGCTTCACCATGGCGCTGGCGCGGGAGGTGGCACGCAAGGGCGTGACGGTGAACTCGGTGTCGCCCGGCTACTGCGAAACCGCGCTGGTGATGGCGATGCCGGAGGATATCCGCAGCGGCATCGTCGACAAGGTGCCGGTGGGGCGTCTCGGCCGGCCGGACGAAATCGCTCGCACGGTGACCTTCCTCACCGCCGACGACGCCGGGTTCATCACTGGTGCGAATATTCCCGTCAATGGCGGGTTATTCATGAGTTTCTGA
- a CDS encoding nuclear transport factor 2 family protein: MRGFAVPVLICSFALWTWSAVSAATPADAVTTQQFESLMNTVAAGWNEGDARKAADCYTEDALYTEPPDRQVYRGREALYEFFRGVKPAPPTRMVWHHLAFDAQERIGFGEYTFHGNSRYHGIVIVKLRGGKISNWREYQYKSEVPWEEFTRHNGF, translated from the coding sequence ATGCGCGGATTCGCCGTTCCCGTCCTGATCTGCTCGTTCGCGTTGTGGACGTGGTCCGCTGTTTCGGCCGCTACGCCCGCCGACGCGGTCACGACCCAGCAATTCGAGTCGCTGATGAATACCGTGGCGGCCGGCTGGAACGAAGGCGACGCGCGCAAGGCCGCCGACTGCTACACCGAGGACGCGCTCTATACCGAGCCACCCGATCGCCAGGTTTATCGCGGCCGCGAAGCGCTGTACGAATTCTTCCGCGGCGTGAAGCCGGCGCCGCCGACGCGGATGGTCTGGCATCACCTGGCTTTCGATGCGCAGGAGCGGATCGGTTTCGGCGAATACACCTTTCACGGGAATTCGCGCTATCACGGCATCGTGATCGTGAAATTGCGCGGCGGAAAGATCAGCAACTGGCGTGAGTATCAGTACAAGTCGGAAGTGCCGTGGGAAGAATTCACCCGGCACAACGGCTTTTGA
- a CDS encoding M48 family metallopeptidase, with amino-acid sequence MRIDPYGNSARGGQRRGGIRWWILLLFAGYAAYYWFSNRTTDPMTGEKVVIDRSLSAEDEKQLGLQAYQEILQQERPVDPNSAVAKQIREIAQRLVAKVDVVETALAAEHGQQPQHFSRTFEWEVNVIQSDQANAFCLPGGKMAVYTGLVPVAQNADAMAAVMGHEIAHALLRHGAQRMAQQRLAQLGQVAGAVSGMDAQTQQMVMSAYGYGMMLPYARAHETQADEVGLMLAAAACFNPQEAIPLWERMSAASGGQAPPEFASTHPNPGTRIANLQALMPKAMEYRAKYCEQAK; translated from the coding sequence ATGCGGATCGATCCATACGGCAACAGCGCTCGGGGCGGCCAACGTCGCGGCGGCATCCGTTGGTGGATATTGCTGCTGTTCGCCGGATACGCGGCTTACTACTGGTTCTCCAACCGCACCACCGATCCGATGACCGGCGAAAAAGTGGTCATCGACCGCAGCCTGTCCGCGGAGGACGAGAAACAGCTCGGCTTGCAGGCCTACCAGGAGATCCTCCAGCAGGAGCGGCCCGTCGATCCCAATTCCGCGGTCGCCAAACAAATCCGCGAAATCGCGCAGCGGCTCGTGGCCAAGGTCGATGTGGTCGAAACCGCGCTCGCGGCTGAGCACGGCCAGCAACCGCAACATTTTTCGCGCACGTTCGAGTGGGAAGTGAACGTGATCCAGTCCGACCAGGCCAACGCGTTCTGCCTGCCCGGTGGCAAAATGGCGGTCTACACCGGTTTGGTGCCGGTGGCGCAGAACGCCGACGCGATGGCGGCGGTGATGGGCCACGAGATCGCGCATGCCTTGCTGCGCCACGGTGCGCAGCGCATGGCGCAGCAGCGGTTGGCGCAACTGGGCCAGGTCGCCGGCGCGGTCAGCGGCATGGATGCGCAGACCCAGCAGATGGTGATGTCGGCCTATGGCTACGGGATGATGCTGCCGTATGCGCGGGCGCACGAAACGCAGGCCGATGAAGTCGGGCTGATGCTGGCCGCCGCAGCCTGCTTCAATCCGCAGGAGGCGATTCCGCTGTGGGAGCGCATGAGCGCGGCCAGCGGCGGACAGGCGCCGCCGGAGTTCGCCTCGACGCATCCCAACCCCGGCACCCGCATCGCCAATCTGCAGGCATTGATGCCCAAGGCGATGGAATACCGGGCGAAGTATTGCGAACAGGCCAAATGA